The proteins below are encoded in one region of Limnochorda pilosa:
- a CDS encoding thiamine pyrophosphate-binding protein: MTGHGGRLVARVLRNHGAEVLFTLCGGHIQAIYDGCLDEGIRVVDLRHEQSAVFAADAWSRLTGRVGAAAVTAGPGVTNAITAVANAWRAQSPVVVLGGAAPQPLMGKGALQEADLVPVLAPISKASYRITRADRLADQLDEAFRLAAEGVPGPVYVEVPVDLLFDSAPLPDPLPLAPRTPLASFGPGRLAGHTPLAPDPEAVAQAVHLLEGSRSPVALVGSQLRWHGDPDLLARWAQRFQLPVYLNGMARGALPQDSPHLFARTRKAALAEADVAVVVGTPLDFRLGYGQSPVWDARTRLIRIDLDPAQLHRNRRADAALAADAGAALAAMLDAAASTVGGPCPSAPAPSVSGSDTPPAARARWLERLRRQEEEKAAGMESSLRSTRTPLDPLRVAAEVDAALEPGSVVVGDGGDFVATAAAVVQPRRWPGGWLDPGPLGTLGIGTGFAVAARLAFPESPVLALFGDGSVGFNLADFEAAARQGLPFVAVVGNDGAWTQIRRGQVQMYGAERAVATGLTRARYERAVEALGGWGAWVERPDELAPALRQALASGRPALVNVAIAPGSFRAGAISI; encoded by the coding sequence ATGACCGGACACGGCGGGCGCCTGGTGGCGCGGGTCTTGCGAAACCACGGGGCGGAGGTCCTCTTCACCCTCTGCGGCGGCCACATCCAGGCCATCTACGACGGCTGCCTGGACGAGGGCATCCGGGTGGTGGACCTGCGGCACGAGCAGTCGGCGGTCTTCGCGGCCGACGCCTGGAGCCGCCTCACGGGGCGGGTCGGCGCGGCCGCGGTCACCGCGGGCCCCGGGGTGACCAACGCGATCACCGCCGTGGCCAACGCCTGGCGGGCCCAGAGCCCGGTGGTGGTCCTGGGGGGCGCCGCGCCCCAGCCCCTGATGGGCAAGGGCGCCCTTCAGGAGGCGGACCTGGTGCCCGTCCTCGCGCCCATCAGCAAGGCAAGCTACCGCATCACCCGGGCCGATCGCCTGGCGGACCAGCTCGACGAAGCCTTCCGCCTGGCGGCCGAAGGGGTCCCCGGGCCCGTCTACGTCGAGGTGCCCGTCGACCTGCTCTTCGACTCCGCTCCCCTCCCCGACCCGCTCCCGCTGGCCCCCCGCACCCCTCTGGCATCTTTCGGTCCCGGCCGCCTGGCGGGCCACACCCCCCTGGCCCCAGACCCCGAGGCGGTCGCCCAAGCGGTGCACCTCCTCGAGGGTTCCCGAAGTCCCGTCGCCCTGGTGGGGAGCCAGCTCCGCTGGCACGGCGATCCGGACCTGCTGGCCCGCTGGGCCCAGCGCTTCCAGCTCCCCGTCTACCTGAACGGCATGGCCCGGGGCGCCCTGCCTCAGGACAGCCCCCACCTCTTCGCCCGCACCCGCAAGGCGGCCCTGGCCGAAGCCGACGTGGCGGTGGTGGTGGGCACGCCCCTGGACTTCCGCCTGGGCTACGGCCAGTCTCCCGTCTGGGACGCCCGCACCCGCCTGATCCGTATCGACCTGGATCCGGCCCAGCTCCACCGCAACCGCCGGGCCGACGCCGCCCTGGCCGCCGACGCGGGTGCGGCCCTGGCCGCCATGCTGGACGCGGCGGCCTCAACTGTTGGGGGCCCCTGCCCTTCCGCCCCGGCCCCGAGCGTTTCGGGCTCCGACACGCCCCCGGCGGCAAGGGCCCGCTGGCTCGAGCGCCTGCGCCGGCAGGAGGAGGAGAAGGCGGCCGGCATGGAGTCCTCCCTCCGCTCCACCCGAACGCCCCTGGATCCCCTGCGGGTGGCGGCCGAGGTGGACGCGGCGCTGGAACCCGGCAGCGTGGTGGTGGGCGACGGGGGCGACTTCGTGGCCACGGCTGCGGCGGTGGTCCAGCCCCGGCGCTGGCCCGGCGGCTGGCTGGATCCGGGCCCCCTGGGGACCCTGGGCATCGGAACGGGCTTCGCGGTGGCGGCCCGCCTGGCCTTCCCCGAGAGCCCGGTGCTGGCCCTCTTCGGCGACGGGAGCGTGGGCTTCAACCTGGCGGACTTCGAGGCCGCCGCCCGTCAGGGCCTCCCCTTCGTGGCGGTAGTGGGGAACGACGGCGCCTGGACCCAGATCCGCCGGGGCCAGGTGCAGATGTACGGGGCCGAGCGGGCGGTGGCCACAGGGCTCACCCGGGCCCGCTACGAGCGCGCGGTGGAGGCCCTGGGCGGCTGGGGCGCCTGGGTGGAGCGTCCCGACGAGCTCGCCCCTGCCCTGCGCCAGGCGCTGGCTTCGGGGCGGCCGGCCCTGGTCAACGTGGCCATCGCACCAGGCAGCTTCCGGGCCGGGGCCATCTCCATCTGA
- the mtnA gene encoding S-methyl-5-thioribose-1-phosphate isomerase produces the protein MPVESIRWDEDHATILDQTRLPHEERYLEIASPEAMFEAIQRLRVRGAPAIGVAAAFGLYLGVRDHRGTMEDLLRQVDEVAGMLARSRPTAVNLFWALDRMKGRARELAAADPAEPVQVREGLLEEALRMLEEDREVCQRIGLHGLRLLTPGMRILTHCNTGALATVGIGTALAPVFLAHERGIAVEVYADETRPLLQGARLTAWELQRAGIPVTLLCDGAAASLMARGGVDLVLVGADRVAANGDVANKVGTSGVALAAQAYGVPFYVASPLSTIDLGLATGQEIPIEERDGREVTEVGGVRIAPEGVRVHNPAFDVTPHRFITGIITERGIVHPPFEAALRELVR, from the coding sequence TTGCCCGTCGAGAGCATCCGCTGGGACGAAGACCACGCCACCATCCTGGACCAGACGCGGCTGCCGCACGAGGAGCGCTACCTGGAGATCGCCTCGCCCGAGGCCATGTTCGAGGCGATCCAGCGGCTGCGGGTGAGGGGGGCGCCGGCCATCGGGGTAGCGGCCGCGTTCGGCCTCTACCTGGGCGTGCGGGACCACAGGGGCACCATGGAGGACCTGCTGCGCCAGGTGGACGAGGTGGCGGGGATGCTGGCTCGCTCCCGTCCCACCGCCGTCAACCTCTTTTGGGCGCTGGATCGGATGAAGGGACGGGCCCGGGAGCTGGCCGCGGCCGATCCGGCGGAACCTGTCCAGGTTCGGGAGGGGCTCCTGGAGGAGGCGCTCCGGATGCTGGAGGAAGACCGGGAGGTCTGCCAGCGGATCGGCCTGCACGGGCTGCGACTGCTCACGCCCGGGATGCGGATCCTCACCCACTGCAACACGGGGGCGCTGGCCACGGTGGGGATCGGGACCGCCCTGGCGCCCGTCTTTCTGGCGCACGAGCGGGGCATCGCCGTGGAGGTCTACGCGGACGAGACCCGACCGCTCCTGCAGGGGGCCCGGCTCACCGCCTGGGAGCTGCAGCGGGCCGGCATCCCCGTGACCCTTCTCTGCGACGGCGCAGCGGCCAGCCTCATGGCCCGGGGCGGGGTCGACCTGGTCCTGGTGGGGGCGGACCGGGTGGCCGCCAACGGCGACGTGGCCAACAAGGTCGGCACCAGTGGGGTGGCCCTGGCCGCGCAGGCCTACGGCGTCCCCTTCTACGTTGCCAGCCCCCTTTCCACCATCGACCTGGGACTCGCCACGGGCCAGGAGATCCCCATCGAAGAGCGGGACGGCCGGGAGGTCACTGAGGTGGGCGGCGTGCGGATCGCCCCCGAGGGCGTGCGGGTGCACAATCCGGCCTTCGACGTGACGCCCCACCGGTTCATCACGGGGATCATCACCGAGCGGGGGATCGTCCACCCACCCTTCGAGGCGGCGCTGCGGGAACTGGTGCGCTAG
- the menE gene encoding o-succinylbenzoate--CoA ligase — translation MRGTTASIWPEVDWLRWRAEHTPEREVLRFEGRSWSFGELDREVSLLARRLAVLSVGEGDRLAVLLSPGPLFVQAVHAVGRLGAVLVPLNTRLAAPELVWQLKDVEARLLLYDEVSAPQAEAIAARLPGLAAIRGGRLDAVAPADVPLRFQLDPAAVHTIVYTSGTTGRPKGAQLTYGNHGWSALVSALNLGLSPDDRWLAPMPLFHVGGLAILFRSVIYGIPTLLQPRFDPDAVHRAIDVEGATLLSVVSAMLARMLEVRGGRPYPPSLRAVLVGGGPAPQPLLDAAARLGMPVVPTYGLTETSSQVTTLAPGEAPRRPGSSGRPLFGVELRIEQDDRPQPPGEPGEIAVRGPTVMAGYFRRPEESARALAGGWLHTGDLGYLDPEGYLYVLDRREDLIVSGGENVYPAEVEAALLAHPAVLEAGVTGVPDPRWGQAVLAAVRLRPGARVTEEEIRGFCRERLAGYKVPAHVRFVDALPRNAAGKLLRRRLAD, via the coding sequence GTGAGGGGGACGACTGCTTCCATCTGGCCCGAGGTGGACTGGCTTCGCTGGCGAGCCGAGCATACGCCCGAACGGGAGGTGCTCCGCTTCGAGGGCCGCTCGTGGAGTTTCGGCGAGCTGGACCGCGAGGTCTCGCTCCTGGCCCGGCGCCTGGCCGTGCTGAGCGTGGGGGAGGGTGACCGCCTGGCGGTCCTCCTCTCCCCGGGGCCCCTCTTCGTCCAGGCGGTGCACGCGGTGGGCCGGCTGGGGGCCGTCCTGGTGCCCCTGAACACTCGCCTGGCCGCCCCCGAGCTCGTGTGGCAGCTAAAGGACGTGGAGGCCCGGCTCCTCCTCTACGACGAGGTCAGCGCCCCCCAGGCCGAGGCGATCGCCGCCCGCCTGCCTGGCCTGGCCGCGATCCGGGGCGGTCGCCTGGACGCCGTGGCTCCCGCCGACGTGCCTCTCCGCTTCCAGCTTGACCCCGCCGCCGTCCACACCATCGTCTACACCTCGGGCACCACCGGCCGGCCCAAGGGGGCCCAGCTCACCTACGGCAACCACGGCTGGAGCGCCCTGGTCTCAGCCCTCAACCTGGGCCTCTCCCCAGACGACCGGTGGCTCGCCCCCATGCCCCTCTTCCACGTGGGCGGCCTGGCCATCCTCTTTCGCAGCGTGATCTACGGCATCCCGACCCTGCTCCAGCCCCGCTTCGACCCCGACGCCGTCCACCGGGCCATCGACGTCGAGGGTGCCACGCTCCTTTCGGTGGTGAGCGCCATGCTGGCCCGGATGCTGGAGGTCCGAGGCGGGCGCCCCTACCCGCCTAGCCTGCGGGCGGTGCTGGTGGGGGGCGGCCCCGCCCCGCAGCCTCTGCTGGATGCCGCAGCGCGCCTGGGGATGCCCGTCGTCCCCACCTACGGCCTCACCGAGACCTCCTCCCAGGTGACGACCCTGGCCCCGGGCGAGGCGCCCCGCCGGCCGGGCTCATCGGGGCGGCCCCTCTTCGGCGTGGAGCTCCGCATCGAGCAGGACGACCGCCCCCAGCCCCCGGGGGAGCCCGGCGAGATCGCGGTGCGGGGACCCACGGTGATGGCAGGCTACTTCCGGCGGCCCGAAGAGTCGGCCAGGGCCCTGGCTGGAGGCTGGCTCCACACCGGCGACCTGGGCTACCTGGATCCCGAGGGCTACCTCTACGTCCTGGACCGCCGCGAGGACCTGATCGTCTCAGGCGGGGAGAACGTCTACCCGGCCGAGGTGGAGGCGGCCCTCCTGGCCCACCCTGCCGTGCTCGAGGCGGGCGTCACGGGCGTTCCGGACCCCCGCTGGGGCCAGGCCGTCCTGGCCGCCGTCCGTCTCCGCCCCGGCGCCCGAGTCACCGAGGAAGAGATCCGCGGTTTCTGCCGCGAGCGGCTGGCGGGCTACAAGGTGCCGGCCCACGTGCGCTTCGTGGACGCCCTGCCCCGCAACGCGGCCGGCAAGCTCCTCCGGCGGCGGCTGGCCGACTGA
- a CDS encoding 1,4-dihydroxy-2-naphthoate polyprenyltransferase has protein sequence MRPATIVRSPSRPPAPGGRPGGPPPGSEPGIPAPAPGSKLGVWIHAARPLTLPASVAPVIVASAAALGEGRFRPVVLLAALVAALLIQIGANLANDLFDFKRGADTTERTGPVRVTQAGLLSEREVAAGTAVTLGLAFLVGLYLVWAGGWPILAVGMASIAGAILYTGGPWPLGYHGLGDLFVFIFFGLVAVVTTYYLHTGEAGAVAFTLALPVAFIVTDILVVNNLRDIATDRAAGKRTVAVRIGARATRIQYVLFLAGAYAVPLALGLTGRMGSLFWLPLLSLPLAYRLSRTVLGGSEGPDLNRVLKGTGQLHLLFAILLGLALVWRP, from the coding sequence GTGCGCCCGGCCACGATCGTCCGTAGCCCGAGCCGGCCCCCAGCGCCCGGCGGCCGGCCGGGTGGCCCGCCACCGGGCTCCGAGCCCGGCATCCCCGCCCCGGCCCCGGGCTCGAAGCTGGGCGTCTGGATCCACGCCGCCCGTCCCCTGACCCTGCCCGCCTCGGTGGCGCCGGTGATCGTGGCCAGCGCCGCCGCCCTGGGCGAGGGCCGCTTCCGCCCGGTCGTCTTGCTGGCCGCCCTGGTGGCCGCCCTGCTGATCCAGATCGGCGCCAACCTGGCCAACGACCTCTTCGACTTCAAGCGGGGCGCCGACACCACGGAGCGGACGGGGCCGGTCCGGGTCACCCAGGCCGGCCTCCTGAGCGAGCGGGAGGTGGCCGCGGGCACCGCCGTCACTCTGGGCCTCGCCTTCCTGGTGGGCCTCTACCTGGTCTGGGCGGGGGGATGGCCCATCCTGGCCGTGGGGATGGCCAGCATCGCCGGCGCGATCCTCTACACGGGCGGGCCCTGGCCCCTGGGCTACCACGGCCTGGGTGACCTCTTCGTCTTCATCTTCTTCGGGCTCGTGGCCGTGGTGACCACCTACTACCTCCACACGGGCGAGGCCGGCGCCGTCGCCTTCACTCTGGCGCTGCCCGTGGCCTTCATCGTCACCGACATCCTGGTGGTGAACAACCTGCGGGACATCGCCACCGACCGGGCCGCGGGCAAGCGCACCGTCGCGGTGCGCATCGGCGCCCGGGCCACCCGGATCCAGTACGTCCTCTTCCTGGCCGGGGCGTACGCGGTCCCGCTGGCGCTGGGCCTCACAGGACGGATGGGGTCCCTCTTCTGGCTGCCGCTCCTCAGCCTGCCCCTGGCCTACCGCCTGAGCCGAACGGTCCTGGGTGGCAGCGAGGGACCCGACCTCAACCGGGTGCTGAAGGGGACGGGGCAGCTCCACCTGCTCTTCGCGATCCTGCTGGGGCTGGCCCTCGTCTGGCGGCCCTGA
- the menB gene encoding 1,4-dihydroxy-2-naphthoyl-CoA synthase has product MSITWTPARPYTDIRYETHGGIAKITINRPEVRNAFRPQTVMELMDAFAAARDDRSIGVVILTGQGKEAFCSGGDQKVRGDGGYVGDDQIPRLNVLDLQRQIRTLPKPVIAMVAGYAIGGGHVLHLVCDLTIAAENAVFGQTGPQVGSFDAGYGAGLLARTVGQKKAREIWYLCRRYSAREALEMGLVNAVVPLDRLEEETVAWAEEILQKSPTALRFLKAAFNADTDGLAGLQQLAGDATLLFYLTEEAKEGRNAFLEKRKPDFSKFPRFP; this is encoded by the coding sequence GTGAGCATCACCTGGACTCCGGCCCGGCCGTACACCGACATCAGGTACGAGACCCACGGCGGCATCGCCAAGATCACCATCAACCGCCCGGAGGTGCGGAACGCTTTCCGGCCCCAGACCGTCATGGAGCTGATGGACGCCTTCGCCGCCGCCCGCGACGACCGCTCCATCGGCGTGGTCATCCTCACGGGGCAAGGGAAGGAGGCCTTCTGCTCCGGCGGCGACCAGAAGGTGCGGGGCGACGGCGGCTACGTGGGCGACGATCAGATCCCCCGCCTGAACGTCCTTGACCTGCAGCGGCAGATCCGCACCCTGCCCAAGCCCGTCATCGCCATGGTGGCCGGGTACGCGATCGGGGGCGGCCACGTGCTCCACCTGGTCTGCGACCTCACCATCGCCGCAGAGAACGCCGTCTTCGGCCAGACGGGCCCCCAGGTGGGCAGCTTCGACGCAGGCTACGGCGCCGGGCTGCTGGCCCGTACCGTCGGCCAGAAGAAGGCCCGGGAGATCTGGTACCTCTGCCGCCGCTACTCGGCGCGGGAGGCGCTGGAGATGGGCCTGGTGAACGCCGTGGTCCCCCTGGACCGGCTGGAGGAGGAGACAGTGGCCTGGGCGGAGGAGATCCTCCAGAAGAGCCCCACGGCCCTCCGCTTCCTGAAGGCTGCCTTCAACGCCGACACCGACGGGCTGGCGGGGCTCCAGCAGCTGGCGGGCGACGCCACGCTCCTCTTCTACCTGACCGAAGAAGCAAAGGAGGGTCGCAATGCCTTCCTCGAGAAGCGGAAGCCCGATTTCTCCAAGTTCCCCCGGTTCCCGTAG
- the menH gene encoding 2-succinyl-6-hydroxy-2,4-cyclohexadiene-1-carboxylate synthase, which produces MTVRHRTLTREGARIHVELAGPPAPTSQHQGSGSPPGSGQRLDSGPARHSLRDPARPLLLLHGFTGRATVWRPLLPELAAGREVIAPDLLGHGASRVVDPRAPAAERHRIERQAADLLAVLDRLGVDRADVLGYSMGGRLALYLAVAHPERVSALVLESASPGLEDPRERSARRAQDEARAAFIERAGIRAFVERWEAQPLFASQRRLPPEVWRRQRRQRLACRAEGLAASLRGMGTGVHEPLWSRLPEVEAPTLLLAGALDPKFTALAARMAARLPRARAEVVPEAGHAVHLEQPGIFARHVRAFLDEGRETKDATR; this is translated from the coding sequence ATGACGGTGCGCCATCGCACCCTCACCCGGGAAGGCGCCCGCATCCACGTGGAGCTGGCGGGCCCGCCGGCGCCGACCTCGCAGCACCAGGGGAGTGGAAGCCCACCGGGTTCCGGCCAAAGGCTGGATTCCGGCCCCGCCCGGCACTCGCTCCGGGACCCCGCCCGGCCCCTGCTGCTCCTCCACGGCTTCACGGGGCGGGCCACCGTTTGGCGCCCCCTGCTGCCGGAGCTGGCCGCCGGGCGGGAGGTCATCGCCCCAGACCTGCTCGGGCACGGCGCCTCCCGGGTGGTGGACCCCCGGGCTCCGGCGGCCGAGCGCCACCGGATCGAGCGCCAGGCTGCAGACCTCCTGGCCGTCCTGGATCGGCTGGGGGTGGACCGGGCCGACGTGCTGGGCTACTCCATGGGCGGTCGCCTGGCGCTCTACCTGGCGGTGGCCCATCCAGAGCGGGTGAGCGCCCTGGTGCTCGAGAGTGCCTCGCCCGGGCTGGAAGACCCCCGCGAGCGCAGCGCCCGCAGGGCCCAGGACGAGGCACGGGCCGCCTTCATCGAGAGGGCGGGGATCCGGGCCTTCGTCGAACGCTGGGAGGCCCAGCCGCTCTTCGCCAGCCAGCGGCGGCTGCCGCCCGAGGTCTGGCGCCGCCAGCGCCGCCAGCGCCTGGCCTGCCGGGCCGAGGGCCTGGCCGCCTCGCTGCGGGGGATGGGGACGGGCGTGCACGAGCCCCTCTGGAGCCGCCTGCCGGAGGTGGAGGCTCCCACGCTTCTCTTGGCGGGCGCGCTCGACCCCAAGTTCACGGCCCTGGCGGCCCGCATGGCGGCCCGTCTGCCCCGGGCCCGAGCGGAGGTGGTTCCCGAGGCAGGCCACGCCGTTCACCTGGAGCAACCAGGGATCTTCGCCCGGCATGTGCGGGCCTTCCTGGACGAGGGACGCGAGACGAAGGACGCGACGAGATGA
- the menD gene encoding 2-succinyl-5-enolpyruvyl-6-hydroxy-3-cyclohexene-1-carboxylic-acid synthase produces MNAWEAAGTPEAAHVYLSALMEALVQAGVHHLVFCPGSRSTPVLLTAHRTPNLRLWQHVDERSAGFFALGMARALGEPVAVLVTSGTAAANLHPAVAEARYGRVPLVLLTADRPRELREVGAPQTIDQVGLFGPHAKASLELPLPEGSPRMVRHAQATGARAAALAREAPAGPVHLNLPLREPLIPRPPAAGPGEEGLASRNAPAATLGGIRVEAGRRSLEPEAIASLAEELLAVRRGLVVVGPQDDPSLAGPVARLAQRLGWPLLADPLSQLRQGPAGGGQEAAPRITTYDAFLRVPGAFERLAPGGVLRLGAAPVSKVLGQFLEHHAGVPQWVVDEAPAWRDPAQTATRMVWAEPRRLAEQLTAALSAGEGAADPARALDPLGVPERPWTGASDRAETPWLEMWRRLEEASAGALAEAVHAPEPGELFEGRVFAELASLLPEGSLLFAGNSMPVRDLDAFHRGAAGVRVLANRGASGIDGVVSSALGAAAGGGDGPAVLVLGDLSLYHDLNGLLAARLHRIPLTVVLLHNDGGGIFSFLPQATLGDAFEPLFATPTGLDFRPAVEMYGGRLLRPAGWEAFREAVRTGLEERALTVVEVRSERKRNAALHREAWRRVEAAVAPILEVARP; encoded by the coding sequence GTGAACGCCTGGGAAGCCGCCGGGACTCCTGAGGCGGCCCACGTCTACCTGAGCGCCCTGATGGAGGCGCTGGTCCAAGCGGGCGTGCACCACCTGGTCTTCTGCCCGGGCTCCCGCTCGACGCCGGTCCTGCTCACGGCCCATCGAACCCCGAACCTTCGGCTCTGGCAGCACGTGGACGAGCGTTCCGCCGGTTTCTTCGCCCTGGGGATGGCCCGGGCCCTGGGGGAGCCGGTGGCCGTGCTGGTCACCTCCGGCACCGCCGCGGCCAACCTCCACCCCGCGGTGGCGGAGGCCCGCTACGGACGCGTCCCCCTGGTGCTGCTGACGGCCGACCGCCCCCGCGAGCTGCGGGAGGTGGGCGCACCCCAGACCATCGACCAGGTGGGCCTCTTCGGCCCCCACGCCAAGGCGTCCCTCGAGCTGCCCCTGCCCGAGGGCTCTCCCCGGATGGTGCGCCATGCCCAGGCCACCGGGGCCCGGGCGGCCGCCCTGGCCCGGGAGGCCCCCGCCGGCCCCGTCCACCTGAACCTGCCGCTGCGGGAGCCCCTCATCCCGAGGCCGCCCGCGGCCGGTCCGGGGGAGGAAGGCCTGGCCTCCCGGAACGCCCCCGCCGCGACCCTCGGAGGCATCCGGGTGGAGGCGGGGCGGCGCTCCCTGGAGCCCGAAGCCATCGCCTCCCTGGCAGAAGAGCTCCTCGCAGTCCGGCGCGGGCTGGTGGTGGTGGGCCCCCAGGACGACCCGTCCCTGGCCGGCCCGGTGGCCCGGCTCGCCCAGCGCCTGGGCTGGCCCCTGCTGGCGGACCCCCTGAGCCAGCTCCGCCAGGGCCCCGCGGGTGGCGGGCAGGAGGCCGCCCCGCGCATCACCACGTACGACGCCTTCCTCCGGGTCCCGGGCGCCTTCGAGCGCCTTGCGCCCGGTGGGGTCCTCCGGCTGGGCGCGGCGCCCGTCTCCAAGGTGCTGGGCCAGTTCCTGGAGCACCACGCCGGCGTCCCCCAGTGGGTGGTCGACGAGGCGCCCGCTTGGCGAGACCCGGCCCAGACCGCCACCCGTATGGTCTGGGCCGAGCCCCGGCGCCTGGCGGAGCAGCTGACGGCCGCCCTCTCAGCCGGAGAAGGGGCGGCGGACCCCGCCCGAGCCCTGGATCCCTTGGGAGTGCCGGAGCGCCCTTGGACCGGCGCTTCCGACCGAGCGGAAACGCCCTGGCTGGAGATGTGGCGGCGGCTGGAGGAGGCGAGCGCCGGGGCCCTGGCCGAAGCCGTGCACGCGCCGGAGCCCGGGGAGCTCTTCGAGGGCCGGGTCTTCGCCGAGCTCGCGTCGCTCCTGCCCGAGGGTTCCTTGCTCTTCGCGGGGAACAGCATGCCCGTCCGGGACCTGGACGCCTTCCACCGGGGCGCGGCGGGGGTGCGCGTCCTGGCCAACCGGGGCGCGAGCGGCATCGACGGCGTGGTCTCCAGCGCCCTGGGGGCGGCGGCCGGAGGCGGTGACGGCCCGGCGGTGCTGGTGCTGGGCGACCTCTCCCTCTACCACGACCTGAACGGGCTCCTGGCCGCCCGGCTCCACCGGATCCCCCTCACCGTGGTGCTCCTGCACAACGACGGGGGCGGCATCTTCTCCTTCCTGCCCCAGGCGACCCTGGGCGACGCCTTCGAGCCCCTCTTCGCCACGCCCACGGGCCTGGACTTCCGGCCCGCGGTGGAGATGTACGGCGGTCGTCTCCTGCGACCAGCGGGTTGGGAGGCCTTCCGGGAGGCGGTGCGGACGGGCCTGGAGGAGAGAGCGCTCACCGTGGTGGAGGTCCGCAGCGAGCGGAAACGGAACGCCGCCCTGCACCGGGAGGCCTGGCGGCGGGTGGAGGCGGCCGTGGCGCCCATCCTGGAGGTAGCCCGTCCATGA
- a CDS encoding isochorismate synthase: MIASRGRSTAPAASETVPMQPTGGSYAGTGQVRVHPAATPVEVGRLEAFLSRAIAEAGQRGEPLLASWVSAIPAQDPLVLLTRSATPGGVRLFWSELLHAEGLGGARLTLVGAGTVQTLRGEGAGAFHTTRKGWRRLSERAVTEGPAVPGTGPLFLGGFAFDPPDEEPWHGFPGGLLILPEALVTSRGDEGWLTLNAWVEPGDDPQEIARRLARKALHLLVAPRAVPPGASGAPHATTGALAVHEPAPEPWMRAVASAAEAVRRGRVRKVVLAQAVRVHRPGGFDPARVLAALAAANPRAIHFALDLGGATFLGASPELLARVRDGWVESMALAGSAPRGETPAEDDRLGRGLLESVKEREEHQAVVDALREGLSPLTEILEVSPEPRLLRLPTVQHLHTPLRGRLAPGTGLLDVVEKLHPTPAVGGSPREEALRLVRALEGWNRGWYAGPIGWVDPAGNGAFAVAIRSGLLREDGADLFAGCGIVGGSRPEAEVREWRLKLRPFLTALEEAAQ, from the coding sequence ATGATCGCGTCCCGCGGCCGATCCACGGCCCCGGCGGCCAGCGAAACCGTTCCGATGCAGCCCACGGGCGGGAGCTACGCTGGCACCGGACAGGTCCGCGTCCATCCGGCGGCCACCCCCGTCGAGGTGGGCCGGCTGGAGGCCTTCCTGAGCCGGGCGATCGCGGAGGCCGGGCAGCGGGGGGAACCCCTGCTCGCGAGCTGGGTCTCGGCCATCCCCGCCCAGGACCCCCTCGTCCTCTTGACCCGTTCCGCCACACCCGGCGGCGTACGCCTCTTCTGGAGCGAGCTCTTGCACGCGGAGGGCCTGGGCGGCGCCCGGCTCACCCTGGTGGGCGCGGGGACGGTTCAGACTCTGCGCGGGGAGGGTGCCGGCGCCTTCCACACGACGCGGAAAGGGTGGAGGCGTCTGTCCGAAAGGGCGGTGACGGAGGGCCCCGCGGTTCCCGGCACCGGCCCCCTTTTCCTGGGTGGATTCGCGTTCGACCCACCGGACGAGGAGCCGTGGCACGGCTTTCCCGGTGGGCTCCTGATCCTGCCGGAGGCCCTGGTCACCTCCCGCGGGGACGAGGGCTGGCTCACCTTGAACGCCTGGGTCGAGCCCGGCGACGACCCGCAGGAGATCGCCCGTCGCCTCGCCCGAAAGGCCCTGCACCTCCTCGTGGCCCCTCGGGCGGTTCCCCCCGGCGCCAGCGGGGCGCCTCACGCAACCACGGGCGCCCTGGCGGTGCACGAGCCCGCCCCCGAGCCCTGGATGCGCGCGGTGGCCTCGGCCGCGGAGGCGGTGCGCCGGGGCCGGGTGCGGAAGGTGGTGCTGGCCCAAGCCGTGCGGGTACACCGGCCGGGCGGCTTCGACCCCGCCCGGGTCCTGGCGGCTCTGGCTGCCGCCAACCCCCGTGCCATCCACTTCGCGCTGGACCTGGGGGGAGCCACCTTCCTCGGCGCCTCGCCCGAGCTCCTGGCGCGGGTGCGGGACGGCTGGGTGGAGAGCATGGCCCTGGCCGGTTCCGCACCCCGGGGCGAGACGCCGGCCGAGGACGACCGCCTGGGCCGGGGGCTCCTGGAGAGCGTCAAGGAGCGAGAGGAGCACCAGGCCGTGGTGGACGCCCTGCGCGAGGGTCTTTCTCCCCTGACCGAGATCCTGGAGGTGAGCCCGGAGCCCCGGCTGCTGCGCCTGCCCACGGTGCAGCACCTGCACACGCCCCTCCGGGGGCGCCTTGCCCCGGGCACGGGGCTCCTGGACGTGGTGGAGAAGCTCCATCCCACGCCTGCCGTAGGCGGCTCGCCGCGGGAAGAAGCGCTCCGGCTGGTGCGGGCGCTGGAGGGGTGGAACCGGGGCTGGTACGCGGGCCCCATCGGCTGGGTCGACCCGGCAGGGAACGGCGCCTTCGCGGTCGCCATCCGCTCGGGGCTCCTGCGGGAAGACGGCGCCGACCTCTTCGCCGGCTGCGGCATCGTGGGCGGTTCCCGGCCCGAGGCTGAGGTCCGGGAGTGGCGGCTCAAGTTGCGCCCCTTCCTCACCGCCCTCGAGGAGGCGGCCCAGTGA